The Acidimicrobiales bacterium DNA segment ACACGCCCTTGACGTTGGTGTCCATGACCTTGTCCCAGCCGTTCTCGGGGAACTCGTCGAGGGTGGCACCCCACGACGCACCTGCGTTGTTGACGAGGATGTCGATGGTGTCGGTCTGCTCCTTCAGCGCCGCGGTGAGCCCGTCGATGCCCTCGAGCTTGGACAGGTCTGCCGGGATCGACACGCAGGTGCCGCCGTACTCGTTCTGCAGGCGTTCGGCGGTGGCGTTGCACACGTCGGCCTTGCGTGAGCTGATGTAGACGGTCACCCCGTTGGCGAGGAGCCCGGCGGCGATCATCTCACCGATCCCGCGCGAGCCCCCGGTGACGAGGGCGGTCTTGCCGGCGATGTTGAACAGCTCATCGATCTTGAGATTGGCCATGGGCCGACACTACGGCACCGGATCGTACGACCGCACGAGCCATGGTCGGCGGGTGGCCTTCTCCTCGCCCCAGGGCGGCCATGATGGGGAGATGGCCGAGCCGACACACTGGTCCCGCCACCTTCCCGACGGCGTCGACCCGGCGTCGGTCGACCTGCTCGCCCGGGTCAGCCTGCCCGCCGCGTGGGTGGCGAACTGGCGGGCGGCATCCGACCGGGCGGTGCTGCGCGACGTCGACGGCACGTGGACGACGGCAGGCGAGTTGCTGGGCCGTACCGAGGAGGTTGCCGGGAGGTTGGCAGCAGCCGGGCTGGTGCCAGGCGACCGGGTGCTGATCTCGGGCTCGTCGTCGGTGGCGCTGGTCGTCGCCCATTGCGCCGCGCTGCGGATGGGCCTGATCGTCGTTCCCGTGAACTCGGCCTACTCCGAGCGCGAGGTCGGGGCGATCGTGGGCGACGCGCGACCGCGGGGGGCGCTGGTCGACCGTCCCGAGATGCAGATGTGGATGGGCGAGCTCGGCGTCGAGGTGGTCACCGGGGTCGACGTCGACCTGCCCGAGGGACCCCCACCGGTGCTCGACGCCGTCGCCTCGAGCGACCCGGCGCTGCTCCCCTACACCTCGGGCACGACCGGACGCCCGAAGGGGGCGCTGCTGTCACATGGCAACCTGCTGGCCAGCGCCGAGGCGATCCTGATCGCGTGGCGTTGGACTGCCGACGACCGGCTGATCCTCTGCCTGCCGCTGTTCCACATGCACGGTCTCGGCGTTGGCATCCACGGCACCCTCCTCGCCGGGGCCTCGGCGCTCCTCGAGGAGCGATTCGACGTCGAATCGGTGCTGGGCGCCGCCGAATCGGCGGGGGCGACCATGTTCTTCGGGGTGCCGACGATGTACACCCGCCTGGCCGAGGCCGATGGCGCCGAGCGGCTCGGCAACCTGCGCCTGTGCGTATCGGGGTCGGCGCCGCTCAGCCCCGAGATGCATCGCCGCATCGAGGAGCGGTGCGGCCAGCGGATCCTCGAGCGATACGGCATGACCGAGACGGTGATGCTGGTGTCGAACCCCTACGACGGCGAGCGGCGGGCGGGGGCGGTCGGGTTCCCGTTCCCCGGGGTCGAGCTGCGCCGTGCCCCCGGAACCCACGAGATCGAGGTGCGGGGGCCCAACGTGTTCGCCGGCTACTTCGAGCGAGTCGACGCCACCGCCGAGTCGTTCACCGACGACGGGTGGTTCCGCACCGGCGACATCGGGGCGGTCGATGACGACGGCTACGTGTCGATCGTGGGGCGAGCCAAGGAGCTGATCATCTCGGGTGGCTACAACATCTACCCGCGCGAGATCGAGGACCTGTTGCGGGCCCAGCCGGGCGTGATCGACGCCGCGGTGGTCGGCACACCGTCGGAGGAGTGGGGAGAGGTGGTGACCGCCTACCTCGAGGGACCGGCCGACCTCGATGTCGACGCGGTGGTGTCGGCCGCGGCGGCCGAGCTCGCCCCCTACAAGAAGCCCCGCATCGTCCACCGGGTCGACGCCCTCCCCCGCAACGCCATGGGCAAGGTCGTCCGCGCCGACCTGACCGCTCCCTCCTGACCCACTCGCCCGCCGAAACTGCGCGGATCCGTCGCGCTGAGCGCGACGGATCCGCGCAAGAACATCGGCGGCATCACGACTCGGAGGCCGCTACAGGTCGAGGCGACCTCCACGATCTCGGTCTTGGGTCGCAGGGGCGTCCTAGGGTGCAGCCATGACCGCCCACGGGCACTCGGCGTGATGGACGAATCGCCCGACGCCGGGATGGTCGAGCGCGACCTTGCCGACTACTACGACCAGGAGGCGGCCGATCGGGCCGAACGCGAGCTGGGCGGGCGCCGCATCGAGGCCCGCACCCGTTTTCTCGCGATCCTGTCACCGTCGTTCAGTCTCCTCGAGGTCGGACCGGGAGCCGGGCGCGACTCGGGCGCGTTCGTCGAAGCGGGTATCGGCGTGGTCGGGGTCGACCTCTCCCACGAGCAGTCCCGCCACGCCTCCATGTCGGGGGCACGGCCGGTGGTGGCGACCGTCCGACGGATGCCCTTCGCCGACGGCACCTTCGACGCCCTCTGGACCATGAGCACGTTGATGCACGTGCCCGACTCGGCGATCGAGCTCGCCCTCGCCGAGCTGCGGCGGGTCCTGTCCCCCGGCGCCCTCGCCGCCATCGGCGTCTGGGGCGGCCCCGACATCGAAGGAGCGGGCGACAAGGACACCTACGACCCTCCCCGCCTGTTCAGCCGTCGCTCCGATGCCAGGTGGGAGACGCTGCTCGCCGCACTCGGCACGGTGGAGCAGTTCGAGAACTGGCATCCCGACACCGACGACTTCTGGTACCAGTTCGCCATCGTTCGCCGCTGACCGACCGCCGGCGTCGAGCCGCACCCGGTGGTTGTCGAGCAGGTCAGTGGTTGAGCAGGGTCCGCACGATGCGGGAGACCTCCCTGCTGGCTCCGCCATCGACCACGCCCAGCTGGTGGAGGAGTCGCCGCCGGTTGATCGACCGGAGCAGCTCGCACTGAACGTAGCTGACCGCGTCGAGCCCGGTGGCTGTGTCGGGCTCGACCTCGACGTGGAGCGAGAGGCCACGAGGCGTCGACGAGAGCGGGCACACGATGACGAACGGGAAGTTCGCACCGAAGGTGGCGGGTGGGCCCAGCACCATCGCCGGTCGGTGGTGGGCGGGCTTGCCCGGGAACGGATCGCCGAAGTCGACGAGCCACAGGTCGTCAGGTGACGCCATCGCGCACGTCGGTGCCCTCGGCCTCGGCGAGGTAGGCCGCCCACGCGTCCGGATCCTCTCGAAGCGCTGTCATCTCCGCGACCACCCTGGTCGCGAACTGCTGACGGCGCAGCGCCTCAGCTGCGTCGCGGACGGTGTCCATCAGCGTGGAGCCACGGGCGGCGCTCATCTCGAGCAACTGGGCATGGGTCTTGGCGTCGACCCTGATCGTCGTGCTTGCCACGACCTCAGTCTACATCCTGTCGACCAGAAATCTACGTGCCCGGGTCACCTCGACTGGCGCCAACCGGCGTCGGATTCGCTACTTGGAGCACACCGCTGCGTCCTTCGGCACCGCAACCCAGTGGATCTTCGCTGTGGACACCCAGGACGCCGAGTACGTGGCCCACGTCGATTGCGACCTGGGGAGCCCCGAGGTGCTCCCACCTGGTGTGAGGCCGACCGCCGGTGAGCCCTCCTGTTGGCGATCTCGTGCCGGGGTTCCGGTCGCTTCCTCGGCGAAGCGCTCCTCGGCCTCCACCACCATCGTCGCAGCATCGCGCGTCGGCCCCGCCCCTGACACCACGACACCATCGGTGTCTGGTCGAACTCGGTTGACACTCGCGTCGACGCGCCAACACAGTGCCTCGATGCGCCTCCCGGATGTACCCATCGAGACAGAGCGCCTGGTGCTGCGTCCGTGGGAGGACGACGACATGCCCGTCGGCAGCACCGGGCTGCACGACCGCAAGGGCCCCGGCGGCCTCGAGATCGGCTACTGGATCCACGTCGACCATGTCCGCAAGGGGTTCGCCTCCGAAGCGGTCGCTGCGCTCGCCGACGCCGCGCTCACGCTCGCTGACATCGAGCGCGTCTACATCTGCCACGACGCGGAGAACCACGCGAGCGCCGGCGTGCCCGCGAGCGTGGGCTTCGTGCGTCGGGCCGATCGGTCCGCACCGGTGAAGGCGCCGTCGGAGACCGGGACGCAGTGGGTGTGGGAGCTCCGCCGCCCGGGCTGACTCTCTCTCCCTACACCGCCTCGACGACCCGGTCGCGGCCAGCCCGCTTCGCCTCGTACATCGCGGCGTCGGCCCGCCGGATGAGGTCCTCGTCGGTCTCGGCGTGATCAGGCATGGCGGCGACACCCACCGAGATGGTGATGCCACGTCCGCCCAGCGCGTTGGAAAGCTCCAGCGCCGACACCGCCTCGCGCCACACCTCGGCGCGTTGTCGTGCCACCTCGGGTGGCACGCCCGGCAGGAGCACGACGAACTCATCTCCCCCGTAGCGACACACCGCATCCTCGTCGCGCACCTGACCGGTCAGCAGCAACGCCACCTCGCCCAGGACCCGATCGCCCGCCTCGTGACCGAGGGCATCGTTGACGGACTTGAAGTGGTCGACGTCGACGATGGCGAGCGAGATCGACTCACCGCTGCGCGTGCACCGTCGCGCCTCGCGCCGAAGGGTCTCGCCGAGGTAGCGACGGTTGAACAGGCCGGTGAGCGGATCGCGCACCGTCTGCTCCCGGAGGTGTTCCTGCAGCTCCTCGATCTCGGCCATGCGCTGCTGCAACGCCTCGTTGGCGGCGCGCAGGCGCTCCTCAGCCTCCCGCCGGGTCTCCACCTCGTGCTGGGTCTGGGCGAAGGCACTGGCGTTGCTCAGCGCGATCGCCGCATAGATGGCGAAGGACTGGGCGAGGCGGGCGTGCTCTTCGGTGTAGAAGTCGACCTGGTAGGAGTCGAGGGTGAACATGCCCAGGCACTCGTTGCCGAGCACGAGCGGCACGCCCATCCAGCCTCGGACGCCCGACATCTCGTGCTCGACGGCAGGGAAGTCCTGATACGGGTGATCGCCCTGGATGTCGTCGATGATGACCGGCTCGACGCGACGGACCACCTCGGCGTTGGGGTTGGCCGAACCGGTGATTGCGAACCCCATGCCACCGAAGGTGGTCCAGTCGATCCCGACCCCGGCGACGATCACGGCCTGGTCGCCGCGCAGCTCCTGGACCGAGGCGGTGTCGTAGGGGACAACGCGTCGCAGCTCCTTCAGGATGGCCGGGAGGACCTCATCCACCTTCAGGGTCGAGGTCACCACCTGCCCTGCCCGGATGAGGCCCTGTTCCTGCTCGAGCGCGGCACGCTCGGCCTCCAGCGCCGAGGCGTGCGTGCAGGCCACCGCCACGATCTCGGCGAACACCTCGACCAACCCGGCGAGGTGTTCGGCCGCCGCTCCGGCGGCCGTCGGCACGACGACGCCGAGCGACCCGATCGAGCGG contains these protein-coding regions:
- a CDS encoding AMP-binding protein, whose protein sequence is MAEPTHWSRHLPDGVDPASVDLLARVSLPAAWVANWRAASDRAVLRDVDGTWTTAGELLGRTEEVAGRLAAAGLVPGDRVLISGSSSVALVVAHCAALRMGLIVVPVNSAYSEREVGAIVGDARPRGALVDRPEMQMWMGELGVEVVTGVDVDLPEGPPPVLDAVASSDPALLPYTSGTTGRPKGALLSHGNLLASAEAILIAWRWTADDRLILCLPLFHMHGLGVGIHGTLLAGASALLEERFDVESVLGAAESAGATMFFGVPTMYTRLAEADGAERLGNLRLCVSGSAPLSPEMHRRIEERCGQRILERYGMTETVMLVSNPYDGERRAGAVGFPFPGVELRRAPGTHEIEVRGPNVFAGYFERVDATAESFTDDGWFRTGDIGAVDDDGYVSIVGRAKELIISGGYNIYPREIEDLLRAQPGVIDAAVVGTPSEEWGEVVTAYLEGPADLDVDAVVSAAAAELAPYKKPRIVHRVDALPRNAMGKVVRADLTAPS
- a CDS encoding class I SAM-dependent methyltransferase, producing the protein MDESPDAGMVERDLADYYDQEAADRAERELGGRRIEARTRFLAILSPSFSLLEVGPGAGRDSGAFVEAGIGVVGVDLSHEQSRHASMSGARPVVATVRRMPFADGTFDALWTMSTLMHVPDSAIELALAELRRVLSPGALAAIGVWGGPDIEGAGDKDTYDPPRLFSRRSDARWETLLAALGTVEQFENWHPDTDDFWYQFAIVRR
- a CDS encoding type II toxin-antitoxin system PemK/MazF family toxin, whose amino-acid sequence is MASPDDLWLVDFGDPFPGKPAHHRPAMVLGPPATFGANFPFVIVCPLSSTPRGLSLHVEVEPDTATGLDAVSYVQCELLRSINRRRLLHQLGVVDGGASREVSRIVRTLLNH
- a CDS encoding GNAT family N-acetyltransferase — translated: MRLPDVPIETERLVLRPWEDDDMPVGSTGLHDRKGPGGLEIGYWIHVDHVRKGFASEAVAALADAALTLADIERVYICHDAENHASAGVPASVGFVRRADRSAPVKAPSETGTQWVWELRRPG
- a CDS encoding sensor domain-containing diguanylate cyclase, translating into MIPEDGLHRPDSESWHLKAAVSLLGTDRPTREILGDILVQLTAGCGAGHGHLSVTLGGRGDPPLQVGRGIWEQGAPVDLDAMVRRGEPIALDAAPWGAKGTVVAQPVSIADRSIGSLGVVVPTAAGAAAEHLAGLVEVFAEIVAVACTHASALEAERAALEQEQGLIRAGQVVTSTLKVDEVLPAILKELRRVVPYDTASVQELRGDQAVIVAGVGIDWTTFGGMGFAITGSANPNAEVVRRVEPVIIDDIQGDHPYQDFPAVEHEMSGVRGWMGVPLVLGNECLGMFTLDSYQVDFYTEEHARLAQSFAIYAAIALSNASAFAQTQHEVETRREAEERLRAANEALQQRMAEIEELQEHLREQTVRDPLTGLFNRRYLGETLRREARRCTRSGESISLAIVDVDHFKSVNDALGHEAGDRVLGEVALLLTGQVRDEDAVCRYGGDEFVVLLPGVPPEVARQRAEVWREAVSALELSNALGGRGITISVGVAAMPDHAETDEDLIRRADAAMYEAKRAGRDRVVEAV